TGGTagcttttcctttcctgttttgCTATAAAACTGTGGCTTTCTAGAACAGCTGACACCACCACAAGTGGACATGTTTGGCATGTTACAGATGAGGCTCCCGTCTGTGGAATCCATCCCGTGTCTGCTGTGGAGAGAGCAGGAGCTGCTGTCCTGGCTTCTCCCCCTGGAGCACTGGGACAGTCGCAGGAAGGAAATGCTTCTGGACACGCACAGCTGACCACGACCCCAGCCACCGCACAAGGCCTGGGGGATCAGTCTGGGCCACGGTACGCTCTGGAGAAGCAGCAAGCACCGCAGGGCGACTACCTCCCAGGACCCCAGCCACAGCATGAGGCTTTGGGGATGAGTCTGGGCCACTGTATGCTCTGGAGAAGTGGCGAGTAACCTCAGGGCGACTGCCTCCCTGCCGCGCCTTCTGTGGAGGGGCGGCCCATGGTGTCTTTCTGCTGGGGCTGGGTCTTTTACCAGGAAAGCTATTTTTTATTGGCAATCCTTCGTTTCCTTGTTGCCAACATGTCATAGAAGGGGTCCCTGCTGATACTGgctctggttaaaaaaaaaaaaaaaaaaacccaggttaGGTCATGTCTCCTTCCCCATCACCCCAGAGGCTACTCAGACAGGACTGCAGGCTCAAATCTGAGCATCAGCTTCGGCAGCTAGCCCTCCAGGGTTTCTGGAGGCAGAGGGTGGTCCACTCTTGCACACGGAAGCGTCCATGTTCCAGACCATACACCCCACCTCCAAGTGGCACGAGAAGATGGGCATGACCCTGGCACCCAAGGCCCCGCTTACTTGATGGATTTCATccactcctccttctcctccggGCTAGGTGCTGAGATCCGGTACACCACGTGGTTCCCCTCTACCACACGGCCATCAGCCTCCGTCTTACAGGCCTTGATGACCTGCCCTTTGTGGCTGGGATTGTAGAGCTCAAAACAGTTCTGgtggagaaaaagagaggggaGGCCATCACAGGGGCTTCAGGCCAGGTTCCCTACAAGCAGTAAGCATGGCTCCCAGGTGGCTGGTGGGAGAGAAGGTGCAGGAGGAAGAGCTTACGGGTTTCCGGGggtcctccacctccctgatgcTGAGGTTTTCTAACGGGATGATTCCCCTGGGCTCCTTATCCTACAAGAGAAAAGTGCACGGCAGGACTTACTGTGGGTCACCAGCTGGAGGGTCCCTTGGCCCCAGGACAGTTCTGTGACTGCTGGGAGGAGGCCAAGAAGGCCCAGCCTTACTTACTGTTGTGTATTCAAAGTAATAGAGGCAGTTATCAGTCAGGATGAACCACCGGCGCTTCCAGGTCTTCACGCGCCCTCCTAGAAGCAGAAGGGTCCCATGAGTCCACGCTCCGTGCACAGGGAGCCTGTGGGTCCAAGAGCGGGCCCTGGACCTGCAGAGACCACTGTGTTTTCAGAAAggctgccaggcaccaggcttgGGTTTAGGTGTCCTTCAGTGTTCCCACTGCGGGGCCCTGCATGCATCCACCCCACCCACGCCGGTGTCCCCTCTGTGGCACCGAGGGGCCCCCTCCATGACACGACCGCACTCCAGTTCACTTCCTGGGAGAGTTAGTGGGATGGATGGCCTCATTTCCCGACATGAGATGGCAGCATGATGAAGTCAGGACTGCTCGCCCGGCTCTGTGCAGGACCTGACCCCACCGTGTCAGGCGGTTATCACATTACGGAGGCCCTCAGGCAGCCCTGGGATCCATCAAAATCAATCACCCTAGGCCCAGGTAATGATGAGATTGAATTAATTTTGTAACAAGATCTGTAGCACACGTGCACACTCACGCACCCCCATCTGTACCTGCCCTCCTCCAAGGGAACGAAATCTCTGATCCTTAAACATTCAGCAGAGACAAACTCACTCCAGCTGCTAGCCTtgcctgtgtttgttttttaaataattcaacaaaAAAACACGCGAATTGTAATGAATTCAAGTGCTCCCTGGGGCACTAGGCCCTCTCTGCCCCATGACTCCCCAGTGCTGCGGAGCTCACTGGCTTTCTCTGTGACAGGTGGGCAGGGGAGGAGCCCTCGGGGCTGAGGGTCCTAGGCCTCCCTGCGTGGGGGCCAGCACAGGTGTTGGGGCCTGGAGGCAAGATGGTGGAAGAAGGGCTCTGCGGGTCTCCAGGACACAGGGTGCTTTCCCTGTTGGGGCCTGGTTTGAAGAGACCATGCAAACCAGTGAGGGGAACCAGCTGCAGGTGGGAGGAAACCCTGGCCCAGAGGAGCAGGAGGCCAGACTGGGTCTCCGCAGCCCCTCTGGGGCTGCCTCACTCAGTGCTGCCATCCTCCTTTGATGCCTAACACAGCCTGCAATTCGGCTGCCACCTCCAGCTTGGGACAGGAGCCCAGCATCCAGCTGCCCTCACCTCCCCCCAGGACTCAGTCTCACCAGTGTCCCAACAGCCCACCCATTAAAGGTTCTGTCTAGATCCTGGTCTGGCCAAATAACGCGCCCAAGATTCTGGCTGCATCTCTCCTGCCCTCAAATCTGCCCCTCCCAATATCTCTCCTGTGCCCTGGCCAGGGCTTCCATTCTCCGAGCCCCTACAAGCTGCTCTGTCACTGGAACCCTCTGCCCCAACTGTGCAGGTCCAACTGTGCCTCACTCATCCCCTTGAAGACCCAGCCAGGCCCACAGCCAGGCCCACAGCAAGGCCCAAAGTCCTCAGGCCCTCGTGTGCCTGTCTCACCAAGGGTTCCATGCTCCATGCAAGCTGTCGGCCTTCACCTTCTCCACCTAAGCTGCAGCGTACGGGGGGGCCCAGGTCCACGAGGGAGGGCAGAAGACCCTGGGGGCAACCCCACCTTGTCTCACAGTCCTCCAGTGAGCAGGGAGACATATTCTCTGTCCCCGAGACCCTGGGACAGGAGGACAGTGCCGATTCCTTCCAGGCACTTGCTCCAGCTGGAGCTGCTGTGGCAGAATCAGCTGACAGCAACTTCACTACCCTGACATCCATCACTGTCATGGTCACCTCTGTTTCCCTTCAGAGACTCCAGAGCAGGCCCCACTCCAGCTGCACTGATGCCACCTGCCATCCCCCAAGCAGTGGCCAGAGGCATCTTTTCAAAAACATGTGGCAATCATCCCCTCCCTGCTTGAAGCTCCTGAAAGGTCCTACTGCACTAGGCCTTAGATGGACCTCTTTGGAAGGCAGCAGGGGCCGCCCTTCTGGGCTCACCAGCTGTGGCCTTCCTCCCTGGCCAGCTGTCCAAGTCTCAAGCTCTTGGGGAGCTCATCCAGGAGCCCCCAGGCCATGTGCTTCTATCAGTGCCTGCTCCACGGCAAACAGCCAAGGGCCTGTGTGTTGCACTAGCCTGCCTGCCTGGGAAGGGTCTGCCTGGAGGCCTGTCAGCTCCACCCTGGGCCACGCACTCACACCAGCCATGGAGAGCCCATCCCTGTCCAGTCCACAGGGCCAGGGGATCCTTGcaggctgggactgcaggcttggGGCAGGGGGGTGATGTGCTTGGTCTCAAAGCCCAGCAGGCTCTGCTCATGCTTGTTTCTGGCCACACCACACAACACTCTCACCTACAGACGAGAGCCTGGCTTCTGGAACCTACCGACAGGAACCACACTTTTTCTCTGCGAGTTTCTGTTTTCATTGCTGTGACCAGGCATGTGCGTGGACGTGCACACACAGGTCCACATGCATTAACACTCACAGCATGTGCACATACTTCTCCACAACAGCTCAGCTTGGACcacctcatattttttttttttttttttggtaattgatTCAAGACTCAAAGTCTCAAGTTACCAACAATCATAAGCCATCCCTGTGTACACCGCAGGGCTCCTATGCTCTGGCAATGCATCCAGCCCTTTTCAAGACCACCTGCTCTACAAGCAAATCTACAATAAGAACGCAACCAAGCCAGGCCACACTCCCTACTGAGCACACGCCTGGAAGCACATTCTAGATTCTGCACCCATCTCATCCGCCTCCAGCCAGGGCCCTAGCTCGTCAGCCTTTGGTCTCGAACTTTGCTCCTGAGACCACAGTGGACTCAGAGGCTGCCTGGGTGGGAGAGGCCAAGGAAGCCAGCACCCTGGAGCAGTAGCCACTCACTGCGCCACCCGCCACACTGAGGCcatgccagctgcaccagccctGCCAGGGCCCCCGCTTGGCACCCCGCGCCCAGCCAGCTCTGAGTTCCCGTGAGTGCTGTGTGCACTCATTTCATGGCCTGTTTATCTGCCCAACTAGAAAACAGGTTAGACAACATGAGCTCTGctgtgccttcatttcattcACGAGTTTACGTCTCTAGAGCCGACCCCTCCCTGATGGCAGAGGCCACGTGAGCTGCCAAGCAGGCTGACGGCATCACTGTCCCTCGAAAGGACACTGAGGGGCAATGCAGGAGCCAGAAGGGAGGCATCAAATCCAACAAACACCCCAATGATCCCGGCCCAGGGTGCCTGCTGGTGTTTTCAGACAcatccctcctcctgccctcgCTCTAGAACATCACACGACGTTATCTGAATAGGGTCTCTTAGGCACCCATGCCCAAGGCCATGGTGCTAGGTTTTCAGGCAAATATCTAGAACTACCCTCGGCATAGCCAGAAGAAAGTCAAAGAACAATGGCCAAGGTCAAAGACCCTAATGGGGACAGCAGGCCTTTGGGGCTCACATCCATTCCATCAGCTGAGGAGGCCTGTGCCTGTCACACCACCACTATGCCGTGTCTCATCCtctcttgataattttttttttttttttttttgagacagggtctcactctgtcacccatgctggagtacagtagcagagtcacagctcactggagcgtcaacctcccaggcctcaggcaatcctcctgcctcagcttcccttatagctgggactacaggcacacaccatcatgccaggctagtttttattttttgtaaagacgaggtttcactatacTACTTCACCAGACCACagtctggtctcaagctcctggcttaagtaatcctcccacctcagcctcccaaagcactaggattatatgcatgagccactgaatctggctgataaatttttcttttgagacagtctcgctctgtcacccaggctgcagtgcaatggcacaatctcagctcactgcagcctccacctcccaggtcaagtgcttctcctgcctcagcctcctgagcagttgagattacaggtgcacaccactatacccagctaatactctgtatttttagtagagatggggtttcaccatattaaccaggctggtcttgaattcctgaccttaggtgatctgcccacctcagcctcccaaagttttggaattacaggcatgagccactgcacccgactgatataattttttaaaaaacactaggATGCTCCACCCCAGGTCTTACATGCTGCCCAGGGGCCACTTGCTCTCAGAAGGGCTTGTGTGAACCCAGTCATTGCATCTCTTAGCTTCACTGTGGGTATAAGGCAACCATCCCCACCCCGCAGGCAAAATGCCCCTCAACGTTCTTAAAACTACCTGTTAAGTGCCCTAAATTGCCCCAAAAGCCTTTAGAGCGCTCCTGAAATCCCTCCATGAGCTGCTGGGTTAGTATGGGGTGGATGGTGATGCCGCAGGGACAGGGCTGGCTGTCAGCTTCTCTACTGCTGCAGATCCCTAAACACATGGGGTAGGGGACAAGCCGGTTCCCCACAGCATCCCCATGTGCTCCAGGTCCCGGCCGTGCTCAGCCCCGCCCCTGAGGGTAGGTAGGTGTAGCATTCACCGCACCGTGCATGGCGCAGTCCCAGCAAGTCCACAGATGGATCAGATGAATGGCAGCCACACAGCGGAGCTCACACAGACCAACGTGGGGAGACCGAGAGGAATGAGCCGCTGGGGGGCAGGAAGCCACTGGGTACCTACCTCCTAAAGCAGGACAAGCAGGGACAGCCCGTCACAGAACAGAAAGGTGGGAGccacaggcagaaggaaaacaaCAAGAAGGCACATTTAAACCACGCGTCAAAAATCACAGCCACACCAAACCGAGAGAGAGGCACACAGGCTCTGTGGAGATAATGCGCTTGCTTCTCGTGCAGGAAGCTGCCCTGGCTGGACCTGGATGCTAACTCAGTAGTTTTCTGGGATGGGCCATGCAGCCTGGGCATTACCTTCTGCACAGACATGGCTCAGACAAGCGGCCGTGGGCCGTGCGGTTACCGAGAGCGGGCTCTGGCTtaactgtgtttctttttaatgtctcTGCCTGCAGTGGGGGACATTCCTACGATGAGCTTGGGAGAAACCCAAGGGGCTGTTGCCGTGGGCAGAGGGGTCACGGCCCAGGTCCCACTCAGCCAGGGCTCACCCAGCTTCAGGAGCCAGCCCTCGCGATCAGGGTTGAAGAAGGTGTGTGTCAGGTCATTCCCGTCATCCTCTGGAATCTTAAATGGCTCGTTCTTAATGCTCTCATACAAATTCTGCAAGGAGGAAAAAATAGCAGCAGGTTCAGCGATTCAGAGTAAAGTGGCTGGCCAGGCGTAAAGTTCAGCAGGATCAGGGCAGCAAGGAGACTTGGGAGGCACATCTACAGTCACAGGCACTGCGGCCGCTCACAGCGAAGAGATCCTGCAGACGGGAGCGGCCTCGGGCCGGGGAGCTCACCCTCAGCAGCTCCTCAGGGAGGTCCCCGCCCTCGTTGATGCCTCGGTTCATGGCGATGAACCGTTCTGCTGTGGGCTTGTCACGCACGTTGTGGTTGTGCAGGCTGGTGTTGAGCATGATGATGGCGAAAGACAGCACGTAACACGTGTCTGCAACGAGTCCGGGGTGCTGGGCTCAGCCAGAACCTCCATGGACAGTGGGACCCCGAGTGCTGGGGGCCCACCTGTGAGAGGTGCCCAGCCCACAGGTCATCCTTGCTCAGGGAAGGGAGGCCCCAGGAATACACGCTGGGCTGTGCCTGCCGGGGCCACCCCCTCCAGAGCTGGAGGCTGTGCCTGGCAAGGGGCCAGGCTGTGAGCTCTGCACTGACCTGTGGACTGGAAGACCCCGGGGTTGCAAAGGCAGTATCGAGAAGCGAAAGCCTCCATCATACGATCAATCTTCTGGGCCTCCCCGGGCAGCCTGAAGCTCCATAAGAACTGCCTGTGGAGACAACAAAGCCAAGGGGCGGCTGTGTCAGAACCAACACCACCCCATGGCCAAGGACAGCTTCTGCCCTGCTCAGGAAGGGTGTTTTCCTCCTGGGCCAGGGGTACAGATCTGGCAGGGGCTTGGGGGTGCAGAGACAGAAATGAGAAGAGCCAGGATGGTTTCATTCTGTTCGGTAGCTCAACCACTTACTGATGGTTCATCTTTTTGTAACTACAACCAATTCAGCAGCGAGGCCAGTTGTCTCTGCCTAAAA
This Callithrix jacchus isolate 240 chromosome 2, calJac240_pri, whole genome shotgun sequence DNA region includes the following protein-coding sequences:
- the CYTH3 gene encoding cytohesin-3 isoform X3 → MMEAFASRYCLCNPGVFQSTDTCYVLSFAIIMLNTSLHNHNVRDKPTAERFIAMNRGINEGGDLPEELLRNLYESIKNEPFKIPEDDGNDLTHTFFNPDREGWLLKLGGRVKTWKRRWFILTDNCLYYFEYTTDKEPRGIIPLENLSIREVEDPRKPNCFELYNPSHKGQVIKACKTEADGRVVEGNHVVYRISAPSPEEKEEWMKSIKASISRDPFYDMLATRKRRIANKK
- the CYTH3 gene encoding cytohesin-3 isoform X1, producing the protein MDEDGGGEGVPEDLSLEEREELLDIRRRKKELIDDIERLKYEIAEVMTEIDNLTSVEESKTTQRNKQIAMGRKKFNMDPKKGIQFLIENDLLQSSPEDVAQFLYKGEGLNKTVIGDYLGERDEFNIKVLQAFVELHEFADLNLVQALRQFLWSFRLPGEAQKIDRMMEAFASRYCLCNPGVFQSTDTCYVLSFAIIMLNTSLHNHNVRDKPTAERFIAMNRGINEGGDLPEELLRNLYESIKNEPFKIPEDDGNDLTHTFFNPDREGWLLKLGGRVKTWKRRWFILTDNCLYYFEYTTDKEPRGIIPLENLSIREVEDPRKPNCFELYNPSHKGQVIKACKTEADGRVVEGNHVVYRISAPSPEEKEEWMKSIKASISRDPFYDMLATRKRRIANKK
- the CYTH3 gene encoding cytohesin-3 isoform X2, translating into MTEIDNLTSVEESKTTQRNKQIAMGRKKFNMDPKKGIQFLIENDLLQSSPEDVAQFLYKGEGLNKTVIGDYLGERDEFNIKVLQAFVELHEFADLNLVQALRQFLWSFRLPGEAQKIDRMMEAFASRYCLCNPGVFQSTDTCYVLSFAIIMLNTSLHNHNVRDKPTAERFIAMNRGINEGGDLPEELLRNLYESIKNEPFKIPEDDGNDLTHTFFNPDREGWLLKLGGRVKTWKRRWFILTDNCLYYFEYTTDKEPRGIIPLENLSIREVEDPRKPNCFELYNPSHKGQVIKACKTEADGRVVEGNHVVYRISAPSPEEKEEWMKSIKASISRDPFYDMLATRKRRIANKK